From the genome of Streptomyces sp. NBC_00659, one region includes:
- a CDS encoding ABC transporter ATP-binding protein has protein sequence MSTDTSPAIELRGASKIFKTPSGGLHTAVRDLDLTVGRGEFVAVVGPTGCGKSTTLTLVSGLEEPTEGEVLVAGEPVVGVGDKVGFVFQQDATFPWRTVLSNVMAGPRFRGVPKAEARERAREWLARVGLAAFEDRYPHQLSGGQRKRVALAATFVNDPEILLMDEPFSALDVQTRALMSDELLELWAGTGASVVFVTHDLEESIALADKVVVMTAGPATVKQVYDIDLPRPRKVESVRLEPRFIEIYREIWESLGEEVRITRERGAADVA, from the coding sequence ATGAGCACAGACACCAGCCCCGCCATCGAGCTGCGGGGCGCGAGCAAGATCTTCAAGACCCCGTCGGGGGGTTTGCACACAGCCGTCAGGGACCTTGACCTGACCGTCGGCCGCGGCGAGTTCGTGGCGGTGGTAGGACCGACCGGCTGCGGGAAGTCCACGACGCTGACCCTGGTCAGCGGTCTCGAGGAGCCCACCGAGGGCGAGGTCCTGGTCGCCGGGGAGCCGGTCGTCGGCGTCGGGGACAAGGTCGGTTTCGTCTTCCAGCAGGACGCAACCTTTCCCTGGCGCACGGTGCTGTCCAACGTGATGGCCGGGCCCCGGTTCCGTGGCGTGCCCAAGGCCGAGGCGAGGGAACGCGCCAGGGAGTGGCTCGCCAGGGTCGGGCTCGCGGCCTTCGAGGACCGCTATCCGCACCAGCTCTCCGGTGGTCAGCGCAAGCGCGTCGCCCTCGCCGCCACCTTCGTCAACGACCCCGAGATCCTGCTGATGGACGAGCCGTTCTCGGCGCTCGACGTGCAGACCCGGGCGCTGATGTCCGACGAACTGCTCGAGCTGTGGGCAGGCACGGGCGCCTCGGTCGTCTTCGTCACCCACGACTTGGAGGAGTCCATCGCGCTCGCCGACAAGGTCGTGGTGATGACCGCGGGCCCCGCCACCGTGAAGCAGGTCTACGACATCGATCTGCCGCGGCCGCGCAAGGTCGAATCGGTGCGCCTGGAGCCGCGGTTCATCGAGATCTACCGCGAGATCTGGGAGTCCCTCGGCGAAGAGGTCCGCATCACCCGTGAAAGGGGCGCCGCTGATGTCGCCTGA
- a CDS encoding ABC transporter permease, giving the protein MSPDVLSAPAVETARTPGRAHTRARAARRRRIVVGTARVLLLVAVLGLWEVLSRAEVIDPFNFSMPSKIWEQIQTWVMHGTALGSLGEQIWYTLHEALLGWVIGVVAGVLFGIALGRITLLADILGPYIKVLNSIPRIVLAPIFVIWFGLGPASKVASAVVLVFFPVFFNAFQGAREVDRNLVANARILGASDRRVTLQVVIPSATSWIFTSLHVSFGFALIGAIVGEYIGATKGIGLLVAQSQGTFNAAGVYAAMVILAVVALLAEGLLTFGERRIFRWKPSESDR; this is encoded by the coding sequence ATGTCGCCTGACGTTCTCAGTGCTCCGGCCGTCGAAACGGCCAGGACTCCGGGCCGTGCGCACACCCGTGCCCGTGCCGCCCGCAGACGCAGGATCGTGGTGGGCACCGCCCGGGTGCTGCTCCTAGTCGCCGTACTCGGACTGTGGGAGGTCCTCTCGCGGGCCGAGGTCATCGACCCGTTCAACTTCTCGATGCCCTCGAAGATCTGGGAACAGATCCAGACCTGGGTGATGCACGGGACCGCGCTCGGTTCTCTCGGCGAGCAGATCTGGTACACGCTTCACGAGGCGCTGCTCGGCTGGGTCATCGGTGTGGTCGCCGGTGTGCTCTTCGGTATCGCCCTGGGGCGTATCACCTTGCTGGCAGACATCCTTGGTCCATACATCAAAGTGCTCAACTCCATACCGAGGATCGTCCTCGCGCCCATCTTCGTGATCTGGTTCGGGCTCGGACCCGCCTCCAAGGTCGCCTCGGCCGTGGTGCTCGTCTTCTTCCCGGTGTTCTTCAACGCCTTCCAGGGCGCCAGGGAGGTCGACCGGAACCTGGTGGCCAACGCCCGGATCCTGGGAGCGAGCGACCGCAGGGTGACGCTGCAGGTCGTCATACCGTCCGCCACCTCGTGGATCTTCACCAGCCTCCATGTCAGCTTCGGCTTCGCGCTCATCGGCGCGATCGTCGGCGAGTACATCGGCGCCACCAAGGGCATCGGCCTGCTCGTCGCCCAGTCGCAGGGCACCTTCAACGCGGCGGGGGTGTACGCGGCGATGGTCATCCTCGCCGTCGTCGCCCTGCTCGCCGAAGGACTGCTGACGTTCGGTGAACGCCGCATCTTCCGCTGGAAGCCGTCGGAATCCGACCGCTGA